One segment of Gordonia terrae DNA contains the following:
- a CDS encoding DUF3043 domain-containing protein: MKLPWKKDDTQADSGDSSVSTYTADDESGTDVAPSAKGSKYTPGKGRPTPSRRQAENRRRGPVAPPPTNRSEARARKKELKSTLSKEEKRALSTERREKRLQQRERMMAGDEAYLMPRDKGPARRYTRDIVDARRNFAGLFMPFAILLIVLMFLVPQAAALTNLILVAFVVLMAVDGVILGRMVNRRVAERFPESGDGGFKLGWYAFTRAMQLRKMRAPKPMVSPGDEV, encoded by the coding sequence GTGAAGCTGCCATGGAAGAAGGACGACACCCAGGCGGATTCCGGCGACAGCTCGGTCTCCACCTACACCGCCGACGACGAGTCCGGCACCGACGTCGCGCCCTCCGCCAAGGGCAGCAAATACACTCCGGGCAAGGGGCGTCCGACGCCGTCTCGCCGCCAGGCCGAGAACCGGCGGCGCGGTCCCGTCGCGCCACCCCCGACGAACCGTTCCGAGGCGCGCGCCCGCAAGAAGGAGCTCAAGTCCACGCTCTCCAAGGAGGAGAAGCGCGCACTCTCCACCGAGCGACGCGAGAAGCGGCTCCAGCAGCGGGAACGGATGATGGCCGGCGACGAGGCCTATCTGATGCCGCGCGACAAGGGCCCCGCGCGGCGCTACACCCGCGACATCGTCGACGCCCGGCGCAATTTCGCCGGGCTATTCATGCCGTTCGCCATCCTGCTGATCGTCCTGATGTTCCTGGTCCCGCAGGCCGCCGCGCTGACGAACCTCATCCTGGTCGCGTTCGTCGTACTGATGGCCGTCGACGGTGTGATCCTCGGCCGCATGGTCAACCGCCGCGTCGCCGAACGTTTCCCGGAGTCCGGCGACGGGGGCTTCAAGCTCGGCTGGTACGCGTTCACCCGCGCGATGCAGCTGCGCAAGATGCGGGCCCCCAAGCCGATGGTCTCGCCGGGCGACGAAGTCTGA
- the cobT gene encoding nicotinate-nucleotide--dimethylbenzimidazole phosphoribosyltransferase, translating to MTDRAVRTLVLGGVRSGKSAHGESLLGEHRQIRYLATGPLTSSDGDWMDRVRIHRERRDARYTTIETTDLGHALRSAPDIPALVDDLGNWLTAQIDAVHGWTSGSEIDLDGPIDDLCDALGAMTADVVVISPEAGLSLVPPTPAGRVFQDLLGTLNARVAQVCERVDLVVAGRVLNLPATPGSPITRTTTGSADSASDTPLPSATSSDHDEPAPKTSVATATPTPDSSAPDSSAPEPIAGVGFSTGPRPDPTDAEVFAPITPPDEAIAQDARKRQATLTKPPGSLGRVEEIGVWIAACQGQCPPAPLTSPTVVVFAGDHGVARGGVSAFPPEVTAQMVANISAGGAAVNVMAGRVGATVKVVDMSVDADTAPELSRYKVRRSSDDLRTTDAITLAEAREALAAGRAIADDLVDSGTDLLIAGEMGIGNTTPATVLIGALTRREPVEIVGRGTGVDDAGWMRKTAAIRDGMRRARKVIHDPLALLAAVGGADLAATVGFLAQAALRRTPVILDGVVITAAAMVANELAPGAMRWWIAGHRSVEPAHQIALEHLDLVPVLDLSMRLGEGSGAVLALPIVQSAADLLVSMATFDEAGVTDNSTPDGDPADGTIAADAETS from the coding sequence ATGACCGATCGCGCAGTGCGCACCCTTGTCCTCGGAGGCGTGCGCTCGGGTAAGTCCGCGCACGGCGAGTCCCTGCTCGGCGAGCACCGGCAGATCCGATACCTGGCCACCGGCCCGCTCACGTCCTCCGACGGCGACTGGATGGACCGCGTGCGGATCCACCGCGAACGCCGCGACGCCCGGTACACGACGATCGAGACGACCGACCTCGGGCACGCCCTGCGCTCCGCACCGGACATCCCGGCCCTCGTCGACGATCTGGGCAACTGGCTCACCGCGCAGATCGACGCCGTCCACGGTTGGACCTCGGGGTCGGAGATCGATCTCGACGGTCCGATCGACGACCTCTGCGACGCGTTGGGCGCCATGACCGCCGATGTGGTGGTCATCAGCCCGGAAGCCGGGCTCTCGCTCGTACCTCCCACCCCCGCCGGACGGGTCTTCCAGGACCTGCTCGGCACCCTCAACGCCCGGGTGGCGCAGGTGTGCGAGCGTGTCGACCTCGTCGTCGCCGGGCGGGTCCTCAACCTTCCCGCCACGCCGGGATCGCCGATCACCCGGACGACAACCGGCAGTGCGGATTCGGCGTCGGACACTCCGCTGCCCTCGGCGACGTCCTCCGATCACGACGAGCCTGCTCCGAAGACGTCGGTCGCCACCGCGACCCCCACGCCCGACTCCTCCGCGCCCGACTCCTCCGCGCCCGAACCGATTGCGGGCGTGGGATTCTCCACGGGCCCCCGGCCCGACCCCACCGATGCCGAGGTGTTCGCGCCGATCACGCCGCCGGACGAGGCGATCGCCCAGGACGCCCGCAAGCGGCAGGCGACCCTCACCAAGCCACCGGGGTCGCTGGGCCGCGTCGAGGAGATCGGCGTCTGGATCGCCGCCTGCCAGGGCCAGTGCCCGCCCGCACCTCTCACCTCCCCCACCGTCGTCGTCTTCGCCGGCGACCACGGCGTCGCCCGCGGTGGGGTCTCGGCGTTCCCGCCCGAGGTGACCGCACAGATGGTCGCCAACATCTCCGCGGGCGGCGCGGCGGTGAACGTCATGGCGGGCCGCGTCGGCGCGACGGTGAAGGTCGTCGACATGTCCGTCGACGCCGACACCGCTCCGGAGCTGTCGCGGTACAAGGTCCGGCGCAGCAGCGACGACCTGCGCACCACCGACGCGATCACTCTCGCCGAGGCGCGCGAGGCACTCGCCGCCGGCCGCGCCATCGCCGACGACCTCGTCGACTCGGGCACCGATCTGCTGATCGCCGGCGAGATGGGTATCGGCAACACCACCCCGGCCACCGTCCTCATCGGCGCGCTGACCCGGCGCGAACCGGTCGAGATCGTCGGCCGGGGAACCGGCGTCGACGACGCCGGGTGGATGCGCAAGACCGCCGCGATCCGCGACGGTATGCGCCGCGCGCGCAAGGTGATCCACGACCCGCTCGCGTTGCTCGCCGCCGTCGGCGGGGCCGACCTGGCCGCCACCGTCGGTTTCCTCGCCCAGGCGGCCCTGCGCCGGACGCCGGTCATCCTCGACGGCGTGGTGATCACCGCTGCGGCGATGGTCGCCAACGAGCTCGCGCCGGGGGCGATGCGCTGGTGGATCGCCGGTCACCGGTCGGTCGAACCCGCCCACCAGATCGCCCTCGAGCACCTCGACCTGGTTCCGGTTCTCGATCTCTCGATGCGGCTCGGCGAGGGCAGCGGAGCCGTCCTGGCCCTGCCGATCGTGCAGTCGGCCGCCGATCTGCTCGTGTCCATGGCCACCTTCGACGAGGCCGGGGTGACCGACAACAGCACCCCAGATGGGGACCCCGCAGACGGGACCATCGCCGCCGACGCCGAGACATCCTGA
- a CDS encoding adenosylcobinamide-GDP ribazoletransferase: MIPPTRALRTAFSWMTIAPVGGHEASAAPDRSLGAAVMASVPVVGAVLGAGSAIAALGLSHTGLPTLLIGVLVVVLLATLTRGMHLDGLADTADGLGCYGAPERVTEVMRSGTVGPFGVATLVLVLAVQSTGFAALADESRWYDLAFAIALGRLGAVIGTRRSLDPAHRNGFGALVAGTQHTSIAVWLLVALIATVPLGLSANGFDGGHLEVAAVVRGFAVVLGVAAVAWWFTRHCARRMGGMTGDVLGATIELGVALAVVGLLL, from the coding sequence GTGATTCCGCCGACCCGGGCGCTCCGTACCGCGTTCAGTTGGATGACGATCGCGCCCGTCGGAGGTCACGAGGCGTCAGCCGCGCCGGATCGATCGCTGGGGGCGGCGGTGATGGCGTCGGTCCCGGTGGTGGGCGCGGTACTGGGTGCCGGATCGGCGATCGCGGCCCTCGGACTCTCGCACACCGGACTCCCGACGCTGCTGATCGGTGTTCTCGTCGTCGTCCTGCTCGCCACGCTGACCCGTGGCATGCATCTCGACGGGCTCGCCGACACCGCCGACGGACTCGGGTGTTACGGCGCGCCCGAACGCGTCACCGAGGTGATGCGCAGCGGCACCGTCGGACCGTTCGGCGTGGCGACGCTGGTCTTGGTCCTGGCGGTGCAGTCGACCGGATTCGCCGCACTGGCCGATGAGTCCCGATGGTACGACCTCGCGTTCGCCATCGCGCTCGGCCGGCTCGGCGCGGTCATCGGCACCCGGCGATCACTGGATCCGGCCCACCGCAACGGCTTCGGCGCGCTCGTCGCGGGCACCCAGCACACCTCCATCGCGGTCTGGCTGCTTGTCGCGCTCATCGCGACCGTCCCACTCGGATTGTCTGCCAACGGATTCGACGGCGGCCACCTCGAGGTGGCCGCCGTCGTCCGGGGATTTGCGGTCGTGCTCGGCGTCGCGGCCGTGGCCTGGTGGTTCACCCGGCACTGCGCGCGGCGGATGGGCGGGATGACCGGCGACGTGCTGGGCGCGACCATCGAACTCGGGGTCGCACTCGCCGTCGTCGGCCTCTTGCTCTGA
- a CDS encoding branched-chain amino acid aminotransferase — protein sequence MTLEFNRTEHPHPVSEGRRAEILSAPGFGRHFTDNMVMIDYDAEVGWHSATVKPYGPIALDPAATVLHYGQEVFEGLKAYRQPDGSIAAFRPEANAARLQRSAERLAMPALPVEDFIASLKALLDADNEWVPAAGGEESLYLRPFMFASQASLGVNAPSTKYIYSVIASPAGAYFAGGIKPVSVWLSTEYVRAAPGGTGFAKCGGNYAAAFLAQRQATEQGCDQVVWLDAIERRFIEEMGGMNLFFVFGSGADARLVTPELSGSLLPGITRSSLLTLATDAGFEVEERKITTEELRKGVASGDITEVFACGTAAVITPVGRVKGEGEDYTINNGETGEVTQALRDTLTGIQRGTFADTHGWMTELYRR from the coding sequence ATGACCTTGGAGTTCAACCGTACCGAGCACCCGCATCCGGTGTCTGAGGGCCGGCGCGCGGAGATCCTGTCCGCCCCGGGATTCGGGCGCCATTTCACCGACAACATGGTGATGATCGACTACGACGCCGAGGTGGGTTGGCACAGCGCCACGGTGAAGCCGTACGGTCCGATCGCGCTGGACCCGGCGGCCACGGTTCTGCACTACGGCCAAGAGGTGTTCGAGGGGCTGAAGGCCTATCGCCAGCCCGACGGTTCGATTGCCGCGTTCCGGCCCGAGGCCAACGCGGCCCGGCTGCAGCGCAGTGCCGAACGACTCGCCATGCCGGCACTGCCGGTCGAGGATTTCATCGCCTCCCTCAAGGCACTGCTGGATGCGGACAACGAGTGGGTGCCTGCCGCCGGCGGCGAGGAGTCGCTGTATCTGCGCCCGTTCATGTTCGCCTCGCAGGCGAGTCTCGGCGTGAACGCCCCGTCCACGAAGTACATCTACTCGGTCATCGCGTCGCCGGCCGGCGCCTACTTCGCCGGCGGCATCAAGCCGGTGAGCGTCTGGCTCTCCACCGAATACGTTCGCGCAGCACCGGGCGGTACCGGGTTCGCCAAGTGCGGTGGCAATTATGCCGCCGCGTTCCTCGCGCAACGGCAGGCGACCGAGCAGGGGTGCGACCAGGTCGTGTGGCTCGACGCGATCGAGCGCCGGTTCATCGAGGAGATGGGCGGCATGAACCTGTTCTTCGTGTTCGGCTCCGGTGCCGACGCCCGCCTGGTGACCCCCGAACTGTCCGGGTCGCTGCTGCCGGGGATCACCCGTTCGTCGTTGCTGACGCTGGCCACCGATGCCGGCTTCGAGGTCGAGGAACGCAAGATCACCACCGAGGAGCTGCGCAAGGGCGTGGCGTCGGGCGACATCACCGAGGTGTTCGCCTGCGGCACCGCCGCCGTCATCACCCCGGTCGGCCGGGTCAAGGGTGAGGGCGAGGACTACACCATCAACAACGGCGAGACCGGCGAGGTGACCCAGGCGTTGCGGGACACCCTCACCGGCATCCAGCGCGGGACGTTCGCCGACACCCACGGCTGGATGACCGAGCTCTACCGCCGCTGA
- the gcvT gene encoding glycine cleavage system aminomethyltransferase GcvT: MSELLAGPIADRHAALGATFAEFGGWNMPVSYSGTVAEHAAVRDNVGIFDVSHLGKALVSGAGAAAFVNSTLTNDLGKIVPGKAQYTLCCNESGGVVDDLIAYLVGDDEVFLVPNAANTADVVARLQAVAPEGISIIDQHRDLAVLAVQGPRSPDILTGLGLPADMEYMAFGDAELPTAGGTARVRVCRTGYTGERGYEIVPRWDDAGAVFDALLEAITAAGGLPAGLGARDTLRTEMGYALHGHELGPDISPVQARSSWAVGWDKPSFFGRDALLAEKEAGPARRLYGLRATGRGVPRAGCAVRQAGDAAGGAAIGTCTSGTFSPTLKQGIALALLDTASGVRKGDEVVVDVRGRDLTCEVVIPPFVPSHV, from the coding sequence ATGAGTGAACTCCTCGCCGGGCCGATCGCCGACCGTCACGCCGCACTGGGGGCCACCTTCGCCGAGTTCGGCGGATGGAACATGCCGGTGTCGTACTCGGGCACGGTGGCCGAGCACGCCGCGGTGCGGGACAACGTGGGCATCTTCGACGTCAGTCACCTCGGCAAGGCGCTGGTGTCCGGGGCGGGCGCGGCGGCGTTCGTCAACTCGACGCTCACCAACGACCTCGGCAAGATCGTGCCCGGCAAGGCGCAGTACACGTTGTGCTGCAATGAGTCCGGCGGTGTCGTCGATGACCTGATCGCCTATCTCGTCGGTGACGACGAGGTCTTCCTGGTGCCCAACGCGGCGAACACCGCGGACGTCGTGGCCCGACTGCAAGCGGTTGCGCCGGAAGGCATTTCGATCATCGACCAGCATCGTGACCTGGCCGTCCTGGCGGTGCAGGGGCCGAGGTCTCCCGACATCCTGACCGGACTCGGACTCCCCGCCGACATGGAGTACATGGCCTTCGGCGACGCCGAGCTCCCGACGGCGGGCGGGACGGCTCGCGTGCGGGTCTGCCGGACCGGATACACCGGCGAACGGGGTTACGAGATCGTGCCGCGCTGGGACGACGCCGGTGCGGTCTTCGACGCCCTGCTCGAGGCGATCACCGCGGCCGGCGGGTTGCCCGCCGGCCTGGGTGCGCGGGACACCCTGCGCACCGAGATGGGCTACGCGCTGCACGGACACGAACTCGGCCCGGACATCTCGCCGGTGCAGGCGCGGTCGAGCTGGGCGGTCGGTTGGGACAAGCCGTCGTTCTTCGGGCGCGACGCCCTGCTGGCCGAGAAAGAGGCTGGGCCGGCGCGTCGCCTTTACGGGTTGCGGGCGACCGGACGCGGAGTCCCGCGGGCCGGCTGCGCGGTTCGGCAGGCAGGCGACGCAGCGGGCGGAGCGGCGATCGGGACCTGTACGTCGGGCACGTTCTCGCCCACGCTCAAACAGGGCATCGCACTCGCGCTGCTGGACACGGCGTCGGGGGTGCGCAAGGGTGACGAGGTCGTCGTCGATGTCCGCGGCCGCGACCTGACGTGTGAGGTCGTGATCCCGCCGTTCGTGCCGTCGCACGTGTGA
- a CDS encoding leucyl aminopeptidase yields MSKNDTVDRARGPELELSTSIGKGDSALVIGLISASSSDGDADGPGAEPTLAIGDGILDDAQAAAISAALTALGATGSHGEVTRTAAPESLPVGVVVAVGLGDADNLDDADQVRQAAGIVARELDGHESVATTLAAIDLLAAAEGLFLGAYRFDEFRSSSSKPKKTPPQRITLLVESKSKEAKAGLERAVAIADSVAIARDFVNTPPSHLYPEEFAARARTLGSKAGLKVEILDDKQLEAQGYGGIIGVGKGSSRLPRLVRLTHTAKKSPTTVALVGKGITFDTGGISIKPAANMDAMTSDMGGAAAVIAATILAARLDIDVTVTATVPMAENMPSSTAQRPGDVLTQYGGRTVEVLNTDAEGRLILADAIVRACEDDPDYLIDTATLTGAQMVALGTRTPGVMGTDEFRDRVAARSADVGENAWAMPLPAELRADLKSRVADLANVTPHRWGGMLAAGIFLKEFVPEDVQWAHIDIAGPAFNTGSPWGYTTKGGTGVPVRTIAAVLEDIAANG; encoded by the coding sequence GTGAGCAAGAACGACACCGTCGACCGCGCACGCGGCCCCGAACTCGAACTGTCCACCTCGATCGGCAAGGGTGATTCCGCCCTGGTCATCGGCCTGATCAGCGCGTCGTCGTCCGACGGCGATGCCGACGGCCCCGGCGCCGAGCCGACCCTCGCCATCGGTGACGGCATCCTCGACGACGCTCAGGCCGCCGCCATCAGCGCCGCCCTCACGGCACTCGGGGCCACCGGCTCGCACGGCGAGGTCACCCGGACCGCGGCTCCGGAGTCCCTGCCGGTCGGTGTCGTCGTCGCGGTCGGTCTCGGCGACGCCGACAACCTCGACGACGCCGACCAGGTCCGGCAGGCCGCCGGGATCGTCGCGCGCGAGCTCGACGGGCACGAGTCGGTGGCCACCACGCTCGCCGCGATCGATCTTCTCGCCGCGGCCGAAGGGCTGTTCCTCGGCGCGTACCGGTTCGACGAGTTCCGCTCGTCCAGTTCGAAGCCGAAGAAGACTCCGCCGCAACGCATCACACTGCTCGTCGAATCGAAGTCCAAGGAGGCCAAGGCCGGCCTGGAGCGGGCGGTCGCGATCGCCGACTCCGTCGCCATCGCCCGTGACTTCGTCAACACCCCGCCGAGTCACCTCTATCCCGAGGAGTTCGCGGCCCGCGCCCGCACGCTCGGGAGCAAGGCCGGGCTCAAGGTCGAGATCCTCGACGACAAGCAGCTCGAGGCGCAGGGCTACGGAGGGATCATCGGCGTCGGCAAGGGTTCCTCGCGACTGCCGCGCCTCGTCCGGCTGACCCACACCGCGAAGAAGTCCCCCACGACGGTCGCTCTCGTCGGCAAGGGCATCACCTTCGACACCGGCGGCATCTCCATCAAGCCCGCCGCGAACATGGACGCGATGACCTCGGACATGGGCGGCGCCGCCGCCGTCATCGCCGCGACCATCCTGGCCGCCCGCCTCGACATCGACGTCACGGTCACCGCGACCGTGCCGATGGCCGAGAACATGCCCTCGTCGACCGCCCAGCGCCCCGGCGACGTGCTCACCCAGTACGGCGGACGCACGGTCGAGGTCCTCAACACCGACGCCGAGGGCCGTCTCATCCTCGCCGATGCGATCGTGCGGGCCTGCGAGGACGATCCCGACTACCTCATCGACACCGCAACGCTGACCGGTGCGCAGATGGTGGCGCTCGGCACCCGCACACCCGGCGTCATGGGTACCGACGAGTTCCGCGACCGCGTTGCGGCCCGCTCGGCTGATGTCGGCGAGAACGCCTGGGCCATGCCGCTGCCCGCGGAACTCCGCGCCGACCTGAAGTCCCGCGTCGCGGACCTGGCGAACGTGACCCCGCACCGCTGGGGCGGGATGCTCGCCGCCGGCATCTTCCTGAAGGAGTTCGTACCGGAGGATGTGCAGTGGGCCCACATCGACATCGCCGGACCCGCCTTCAACACCGGCAGCCCGTGGGGTTACACCACGAAAGGCGGTACGGGCGTACCCGTCCGGACCATCGCCGCGGTGCTCGAGGACATCGCTGCGAACGGCTGA
- the sucB gene encoding 2-oxoglutarate dehydrogenase, E2 component, dihydrolipoamide succinyltransferase, with protein MAFSVQMPALGESVTEGTVTRWLKEEGDTVEADEPLLEVSTDKVDTEIPAPTSGVLTKIIAQEDDVVEVGGDLALIGDADEADSGSDDSGSDDSGSESAGGDEPTEAAPEPEPEQAAEEPSTEEDAPAEKPTADTGSGSAEGTDVLMPELGESVTEGTVTNWLKSVGDEVAADEPLLEVSTDKVDTEIPSPVAGTLLEILAQEDDVIEVGGKLAVIGDASAAPSKKEPEPEPEPEQKSEPEQKSEPEQKPEPEQAPAPEEEQKPQPKAESKAPEKSDPPTVESTPYVTPLVRKLAAENNIDLNAIKGTGVGGRIRKQDVLAAAEEAKAPAPEQKPAAAAAPSAPAASAGKSASPEIRPELAELRGTTQKINRIRQITAKKTRESLQQSAQLTQVFEVDMTRIAGLRKAAKESFKASEGVNLTFLPFIAKAVVEALKAHPNVNASIDEDKKEITYYDKVHLGIAVDTPQGLLSPVIHNADDLSIAGLARAIADIASRARSNGLKPDELAGGTFTITNIGSQGALFDTPILVPPQAAMLGTGAIVKRPVVITGEDGSESIAVRSMSYLPLTYDHRLIDGADAGRFLTTVKKRLEEAAFAADLGL; from the coding sequence ATGGCCTTCTCCGTCCAGATGCCCGCCCTTGGTGAAAGTGTCACCGAGGGGACAGTCACCCGGTGGCTGAAGGAGGAGGGCGACACCGTCGAGGCCGACGAGCCCTTGCTCGAGGTGTCGACCGACAAGGTGGACACCGAGATCCCGGCGCCCACTTCGGGTGTGCTGACCAAGATCATCGCGCAGGAGGACGACGTCGTCGAGGTCGGCGGCGACCTCGCCCTGATCGGTGACGCCGACGAGGCCGACTCCGGTTCCGACGACTCCGGTTCCGACGACTCCGGTTCGGAGTCCGCCGGAGGCGACGAGCCCACCGAGGCTGCCCCCGAGCCCGAGCCCGAGCAGGCGGCCGAGGAGCCCTCCACCGAGGAGGACGCCCCCGCCGAGAAGCCCACGGCCGACACCGGTTCCGGCTCGGCCGAGGGCACCGATGTGCTCATGCCCGAGCTCGGTGAGTCGGTCACCGAGGGCACGGTCACCAACTGGCTGAAGTCCGTGGGCGACGAGGTGGCGGCCGACGAACCGCTGCTCGAGGTCTCGACCGACAAGGTCGACACCGAGATCCCCTCCCCGGTCGCGGGCACGCTCCTCGAGATCCTCGCGCAAGAGGACGACGTGATCGAGGTCGGCGGCAAGCTCGCCGTCATCGGTGACGCGTCGGCGGCTCCGTCGAAGAAGGAGCCCGAGCCGGAACCCGAACCCGAGCAGAAGTCGGAGCCCGAACAGAAGTCTGAGCCCGAACAGAAGCCCGAACCCGAGCAGGCACCCGCTCCCGAGGAGGAGCAGAAGCCGCAGCCCAAGGCCGAGTCCAAGGCCCCCGAGAAGTCCGACCCGCCGACCGTCGAGTCGACGCCGTACGTCACCCCGCTGGTGCGCAAACTGGCCGCGGAGAACAACATCGACCTCAACGCGATCAAGGGCACCGGTGTCGGCGGCCGGATCCGTAAGCAGGACGTGCTCGCGGCGGCCGAGGAGGCCAAGGCGCCCGCTCCCGAGCAGAAGCCCGCGGCGGCTGCTGCTCCGTCGGCACCCGCGGCATCGGCCGGGAAGTCCGCATCGCCGGAGATCCGTCCCGAGCTGGCCGAGCTGCGCGGCACCACCCAGAAGATCAACCGCATCCGGCAGATCACGGCGAAGAAGACCCGCGAGTCCCTGCAGCAGAGCGCCCAGCTGACGCAGGTCTTCGAGGTCGACATGACCCGCATCGCCGGACTGCGCAAGGCCGCCAAGGAGAGCTTCAAGGCGTCCGAGGGCGTCAACCTCACGTTCCTGCCGTTCATCGCGAAGGCCGTCGTCGAGGCGCTGAAGGCGCACCCGAACGTCAACGCGTCGATCGACGAGGACAAGAAGGAGATCACCTACTACGACAAGGTGCATCTGGGGATCGCCGTCGACACCCCGCAGGGTCTGCTGTCGCCGGTCATCCACAACGCGGACGACCTGTCGATCGCCGGCCTCGCCCGGGCCATCGCCGACATCGCGTCGCGCGCTCGGTCCAACGGCCTGAAGCCCGACGAGCTCGCCGGCGGCACCTTCACCATCACCAACATCGGCAGCCAGGGCGCCCTGTTCGACACCCCGATCCTGGTCCCGCCGCAGGCGGCGATGCTCGGTACCGGTGCCATCGTCAAGCGTCCGGTCGTCATCACCGGCGAGGACGGCTCGGAATCGATCGCGGTGCGCTCGATGTCCTACCTGCCGCTGACCTACGATCACCGTCTCATCGACGGCGCCGACGCCGGCCGCTTCCTCACCACGGTGAAGAAGCGTCTCGAAGAGGCTGCCTTCGCCGCGGACCTGGGCCTCTAG
- a CDS encoding TIGR01777 family oxidoreductase — protein MRIAVAGSQGLIGNALVNSLRAAGHTVTRLVRREARADDEFSWDPETIGVPPESLDGVEAVVSLGGVGVGNGRWTGRFKQELRDSRITPTEILAEAVRDLGIPTFVSASATGYYGDTGSRPATESDGPGEGFLADLVVDWERAATANAGDGTRLVLLRTAPVLSAQGGLLGKLRPLFKLGLGGPIGDGKQYFSWISLIDEVRAIEFLLASDVSGPVNLSAPGAVPFGEFASALGRAVHRPTVLQVPAFAARRVGGEMAEEMILFSQRVAPEVLTDHGFTFTHPGVDEALAYATGSRRHD, from the coding sequence ATGCGGATCGCCGTCGCAGGGTCACAGGGGCTGATCGGCAACGCCCTGGTCAACTCGCTGCGCGCGGCGGGCCACACGGTCACACGTCTGGTCCGCCGCGAGGCACGCGCCGATGACGAGTTCAGTTGGGATCCCGAGACCATCGGCGTCCCGCCCGAGAGCCTCGACGGCGTCGAGGCGGTGGTGTCACTCGGTGGTGTCGGCGTCGGCAACGGCCGGTGGACCGGCCGGTTCAAACAGGAATTGCGGGACTCGCGGATCACCCCGACCGAGATCCTCGCCGAGGCGGTCCGGGATCTCGGTATCCCGACCTTCGTCAGTGCGAGCGCGACGGGCTACTACGGCGACACCGGTTCACGCCCGGCGACGGAGTCCGACGGTCCGGGCGAGGGTTTTCTCGCCGACCTGGTCGTGGACTGGGAACGCGCGGCAACCGCCAACGCGGGAGACGGCACCCGTCTCGTCCTGCTGCGCACCGCGCCCGTCCTGAGTGCGCAGGGTGGTCTGCTCGGGAAGCTCCGTCCGCTGTTCAAGCTGGGGCTCGGCGGGCCCATCGGCGACGGGAAGCAGTACTTCTCCTGGATCAGCCTCATCGACGAGGTGCGGGCCATCGAGTTCCTCCTCGCCTCCGACGTGTCGGGACCGGTGAACCTGAGCGCACCGGGCGCCGTTCCGTTCGGCGAGTTCGCGTCGGCTCTGGGCCGTGCCGTACACCGTCCGACCGTGCTGCAGGTCCCCGCTTTCGCGGCACGCCGGGTCGGCGGCGAGATGGCCGAGGAAATGATTCTGTTCAGTCAACGCGTTGCACCTGAGGTGCTGACCGATCACGGATTCACCTTCACCCATCCCGGTGTCGACGAGGCCCTGGCCTACGCCACCGGTTCCCGACGCCATGACTGA
- the lipB gene encoding lipoyl(octanoyl) transferase LipB, with protein sequence MTDRPIRASTDPVEIRRLGVLDYQSAYDMQHGLATDRADGILDHDVLLLLEHPSVYTAGKRTEDSDRPTNGAPVVDVDRGGRITWHGPGQLVGYPIVKLAEPLDVVEYVRRLEAALITVCAGLGVSTGRVDGRSGVWITDDAGERKLGQIGIRVARGVALHGFALNVDPDMSAFEAIVPCGIADAGVTSLARELNRPLSVESMLDDTVDAVCSALDAPDFDPTANPVPATTQSETPTSASVGSIQ encoded by the coding sequence ATGACTGATCGACCGATCCGCGCGAGTACAGATCCGGTCGAGATCCGCCGGCTCGGAGTCCTCGACTATCAGTCGGCCTACGACATGCAGCACGGGCTGGCCACCGACCGCGCGGACGGCATCCTCGACCACGACGTACTGCTGTTGCTGGAACACCCCTCCGTCTACACCGCGGGCAAACGCACCGAGGACTCCGACCGGCCCACGAACGGCGCGCCTGTAGTCGATGTCGACCGCGGCGGTCGGATCACCTGGCACGGCCCGGGGCAGCTCGTCGGCTACCCGATCGTGAAGCTCGCCGAGCCGCTGGACGTCGTCGAGTACGTGCGTCGCCTCGAGGCGGCGCTGATCACGGTCTGCGCTGGGCTCGGCGTATCCACAGGCCGTGTCGACGGCCGATCAGGCGTGTGGATCACCGACGACGCCGGGGAACGCAAACTCGGACAGATCGGTATCCGCGTCGCACGCGGGGTGGCGTTGCACGGCTTCGCGCTCAACGTGGACCCCGACATGTCGGCGTTCGAGGCGATCGTCCCCTGCGGAATCGCCGACGCCGGGGTGACCTCCCTCGCCCGCGAACTGAACCGCCCACTCTCGGTGGAGTCGATGCTCGACGACACCGTCGACGCGGTGTGCTCCGCGCTCGACGCCCCCGACTTCGACCCCACCGCCAACCCGGTGCCTGCCACCACACAGTCCGAAACACCCACTAGTGCAAGCGTAGGATCGATTCAGTGA